From the Glutamicibacter halophytocola genome, the window CCAGAACCTGACTCCTTCGCAGACGTTGGCATCCACCCCGTGGAAAACCACTGGTGCTGTTGACCAGGACGGCCGCCGGGTCGCATTGGATAACCCTGCAGTCTCCAATTTTGTTGGCTGGGCCTACTTCAAGGCCGATGGAACCTACACCATGTACAACCTGGATGACAGCCCGAAGCTCAAGGGCGACTGGACCGTGAACGCCGAAGGCACCGAGCGCTGGATCAACGCCAAGAATGACTCAGGCGACGTGCTGTTCCAGCGCGTCGTGCCGATCATCGAGCTGAACAAGAACGTTTTCACCTATCGCGTGTTCCCTGACGCGGCAGACACCAGCGTCTACTACGACATCATCCACACCAAGACCAACCACGTTGAACCGGGCACCAACGCCCAGGGGCCAGGCGCCCACGGCCAAGCCAACCAGGGCAAGGGCGGCTACCACTTCAACAACGGCAACCAGCACTAGGTATCATCCGGACCTCAGGACAAGACCATCGCCGCCCACACCAGCTTGCAGTAGCTGGTGTGGGCGGCGATGTGCCTATTGTTGAAGACTCGATTCTTCCCCGCCGGCTTTGAACTTCCCGGCCTTCGATGAGTCGTCCTACATCAGCGATAAAGGCCAAGTCACTGATGGCAGTTTCCCTTCGGCCGAGTACGTTCGACAGGCTATCTCGGTTTGGCGGCGAGCAAT encodes:
- a CDS encoding DUF4822 domain-containing protein; amino-acid sequence: MNISPVSRRMTLSTVAVAFAAGAVFSVAPANAAPAQNGSVSASASACQNLTPSQTLASTPWKTTGAVDQDGRRVALDNPAVSNFVGWAYFKADGTYTMYNLDDSPKLKGDWTVNAEGTERWINAKNDSGDVLFQRVVPIIELNKNVFTYRVFPDAADTSVYYDIIHTKTNHVEPGTNAQGPGAHGQANQGKGGYHFNNGNQH